The DNA segment CTTAAATCCCATAACCAGCTAGGAATCGAGTCCGAAATCCCATCCCCGATCAAGGTAATCTTAGTTAACTCCTTCTGAGTTTCAAGCCACGGAGGAAACGTAGGACCAAGTTGGCAATCACGGATCAAAAGGACTTGCAGGCTAAAAGGAGGAACCCAATCTTGTCTCACATCGAATTTCAAGGAAATGTTCGTACAAGATAACGAAAGAACTCTTAAACTTTTGAGTTTGAGGAAATGATTTTCCGAAAAGTTTCCCGCCCACGAATTCCCAAACAGATCCAAGTAAGTTAAAGCCTCAAGCTGTCCAATGCTTTCAGGAATACTTCCATTCAACTTATTTGCAGAAAGATCCAAATCCTGCAACAGAGACAATCTCCCAACGGAAGTAGGAATCGAACCAGTCAACAAATTCCCGAAAAGTCTCAAAGATTTCAAGCTCCCCAACTCGCCTAACGACTCAGGAATCACGCCACTCAATCCATTATACGCCAAATGCAACACCTCTATACTAACGTTGCTACATTCAGCGAAACTATCGAAAAGGCGAGCTATTTCGCCACTAAATTCATTGTAAGTCAGATCCAAAACAATCAGATTACAGAGATTCCTCCAAGGATAACTCGACACAACACCCCGCAATTCGGAGTTCATAAGATTAAGCTCAACTAAAGTAGTAACATTAAACAACCACAAAGGCAACGAGGAATTGAACGAGTTATCAAAAAGATGCAAGACTCGCAACGAGGCGAAACTAACAGACGGAATGGATTGAGGAAAGCTGAGAAGATCACAATGCGGTAACCGCAATTCGACAAGCGAATTGAGTCCATTCAAAGCCTGAACCCATGTATTCGATATCAAACTAAGGTTAGCATTTCTCAGATTCAGATACTTAAGAGAATGCAATTCAGAAAGCCATTTAGCATCAGAAATCCATAGATTTTCAGGGTAAATTTCAGTGTAACTAAAGGGGGAAAGATCAAGATACTCCAAATTAGACAAATTCCCTAAATTTGGGGGAATCAATCCAGCAAAATAAGCATGAGAAAGATTAAGATATTTCAATTCACTCAAAGAACCAATGAATTGAGGAATTCGACCTCCATGGAAATTGTTTAAACTCAAATCCAAATACTGCAATTGCCCTAATTGAATCAACGAATCATCAATCGCACCACTCAAACATGAAAAATTAAACACTCTAATCTCAGATTCTGACATGAGATACTCAGGATAGGTGAGATTGTAAGGGTTTCTGAGATCAATTTTGATTACTTTACCTTTCTGCGTATCACAGGTAATGCCTCGCCATTGACAGCAATCATCAGAAGTCCAAGAAGAAAGACGGCCTGATGGGTCTGTAAGAGATTGTTTGAATTGAAGAAGAGCTCGTCTCTCGGTTTCAGAGCAAACTTCTGCAGCTTTAATGGAGGAAAGTAATTCAAGTAGATTGAAGGAGATTAGGAAAAGGAGAAGAATTTTTGAAGTGGTAGCCATGGAAACAAGCTCGGTCTTCGAAATGAGGTGTCTGAAGATTCATTTATAAAAGCAATATCTGATTACGACATCACTGTAATTGACCAAAGCTAGAAGATACTCTAAtatttgggaaaattacacacatggccactgaactttattcattttaacattgtgatcactaaacttcaattcttgaCAGTATGACACCGAACATTGCAGTTTTTAACACTAGTGGTCACTAAACGCCTCAAAACAACCATTGAcgtcctcaaaataaaaaattcgaagagttaatgatattctaggactttaattcttgaaaattttcgttttgaggtcatttaggtattgtttggttagaagagagagtgaatttttagagagagagcgctcaaaaaatgtgattttggaaaatattaaatgtggtttcatggtaaatgttgttccgaacaactttaattcttgaatattttcattttgaggtcgttaacaatcattttgaggagttaattAAAGTCGAGTGGTTattggtgttaaaaagtgtcaAGTTCTATGgacatactgttaagaattgaagttcggCTATGACCtggggctgtaatcgagccgagccgagctctAACCTTCTCAaactcggctcgctataaaattaacgagcttgagaccgagccgagcttgctataaaattaacgagctcgagcccgaaccgagttttggcttgctcaacgagctcgagccgagcttcgagcttgttttgagcccaaaatcctttttggacttggttcattaagaaaattatctaaatatgaattgtttgtgagtaaatcgttaattatatttgtgaagttttctctcaaataactctttaactgtgtatataaacaagctcacaagcaaagttcgtgaataaataaacaagatgcttacaaatagttcgtttattactcatttattatgtttgtgaccgaactcatctaataacaaaaatgaaataatattaagtttagatatttgtgaactaacacaaaactatataattttctacaaaactaaaatcttcgagcctgctcgcgagctttcgagtcgAACTTTCACCtactcaagctcggctcgtttacaaactGTGCCAGTAAATCGTACTCACGAACAGCTCGTTTACAAATTGAATTGAATCGAATCGAACTTTTATCGAACCGATTACCGAACCATTCATGAGCTGCTCgactcatttacaaccctaaaCACAACCTCTACCCGATTGTATTCCCTTCTAAGGCAAGTAATTATGGCAAAAAGGCCACTAGTAGGTCAATGGCTACAACGACAACAAATTAAGCGGTACGTCAATAATTATGATTACATTCTTAAATTCAAATAAAACAGCCGTAAAGTAACGGCTATTAATTTCTGTtgcaattttaatttaattccaaaatattattattatattcgtCAATGGCGTCGCCGCCATTATTACTTCCATCGCTGTCCGTTGACCTTTAGATACCACCTTCGAATCGGATCTACTACTAAATTATTATTTCTTtcattcttaatttttatttattaactgACGTATTTATTAAAACTTGTGTGACATGCTAaactatataataaaataaaataatattgaatGATCTGGAAGCAGATACGAATTTATAAGTTTCTGGATTTTATTGAACTAACTTTTTAAGATAATTTAATTTGGGAATTTTTTAAATCCAAGTGGATGCAATTCTAATCGGGTATAAGATATTTGGAAAATTGGAAAATCTTTtttgttgtatttttttttttgtgtgaattATTATATTCAGCTTCAAATTTCTACCTTTAGttccgtgaaaggacgaaaatacccttttaTCAAATTTACAAATTTTCAAATCCTCTTAAACTCTCTAAACTCTCTTGGATCAAATCCGAACTAATTTATCAACGAAAACATGGATCGGAAGAGGGACGGCAAAGGAAAAGGACTAATGTTACgaaattttgtttgattttggaCGTTTTGTTTATTCCAATTTGGATTTTTGAGGGATTCGGATTCGTGAGGtggggcgtgaggctatcacgtcgCACCATAGGTGGAGGCGCGATAGCctcacgccccaccacaggagacggcgtgatattcatacgccgtcTCCTGTGGtagggcgtgatagcctcacgccctcACCTATGTGAGGGCGTGATGGCCTCACGCCCGTGTGggcaaaattcaattttttttaaatttaatttagtttttattaattcaattttGCCTTCCtaacacgcgggcgtgtggctatcacgccccaccgtGCGACTGTCACACCCCAACGTGCGGTCGGACGTGTGGCTGTCACGctcgaccacacggtgaggcgtgatagccacacgcccgagtgacggaaaggcaaaaaaaaaaccttttccCATCCAAAACTCATGAAAgagcattttcgtcctttcacgggatTGGAGGTGGGAATTTGGAGCTGAATATAACAATACcttttttcatataaaaaatgtgaaaacaatatttaaaaaatattgtaAATTTATTCATGATAACACTATtatggtttaatacatcatttgcccagAACTTATTCAAACATGTTGATTgattttttaaacttttaaagtatctCGATAGTCTCTTAAATTATGTACAGTTAGCTCCTTaaatttgcgtaaaatgtaattaattaatcactcggttgcaaaaaaaaaagtaagttaaatatgaaatatgtattatacaCGCCTTAGATTGTTATTGCATAAttcataaaatagattaaaaaagaagttcttacttgttcaattataaaatttgtcttctctaatattagaaacgTATACTCTGACTTttatcgttttactttttttaaagacgtatataatacattttcctcatttaacttactttttataatcgagtgattaattgattatattttatgaaaGTTCAGGAGACTTTTGAAACACTTCAAAAATTCAGGAGCCAATTGAATTTTTTAGAGAAATACTAGgaacaaataatgtattaagtctACTATTATCATTTTGATTGCATTTATATCATACATAAttgcataaaatatataaaagtttaACATCCCGAATATCCGAACTTGGGTAGAAAAATCGATTGCCCTGCTGATCTTCATGGATGTTTGCActtcaacttgtttaaaatgtttCATTAGTTTTTTTAAATGATGTAATTTCACGGATTTGCAGATGGATACCAGTGGTATTTTTCTTTAAACGCAACAATGTGGTttacaaaattttcattttttttgttgacaTTGCCAAATTTAGCCAATAccgacctcaaaatgaatttttttaagatttaaatgatattttaatcaattttaattcttcaaatttttaggtttgatgtcatctaggtgttgtttttttatgagagataAAATTAATCTTTAGAGAGGGGAAActctaaaaataatgattttgaaaaattaaaaatgtggctccatagtaaatatgatactaaacgtTTTTAATTCTTGcaattttcattttaatgttgttatcggccaaatttggtaagatcaataaaaaataaaaattttgcaaATCATATGGTTgctatgaagcacggactctTCCCCGGAGTCGCCGTCGGACTCGGGGACTCGGCGGGGACACGGCGGTGACATGGGACACAGATGGGACTCGGCAGGGACACGGATGGGACTCGGCAGTGACACGGTAGGGACTCGACAGTGACACGGCGGGGACTCGGCTAATGGTGAAAATATGTAAaagtttagggtttttttttaaatcttttaaaacctatggttcaattacaaaatttgacaaaaaaaaaacctaaactacATCTAATTCTCACCTTCGCGATTATAAACGCTTAGAGcttctttctcttccttttACGATTTGTTTTGTGATTTagcaagtttttttttatatattttatatctaatatatatagaattaattatATAGAATTTGCCGTGTCCCACCACActcgtgtctcatattttctaaaaatgtcgTTCGCCGTGTCCGCACCCGTATCCGCACCCGAGTCGGTACTTCATAGTATAGTTGCGTCTGTAACGAAAAATGCCAcaaatatttatttacaaatCCGTAAAACCACGAGATATCTATCATGCAAGTGGCAGTACAGTTGTGTTAGAGATGCATTAGGCAAAATGGAATTCAAGGAATAATAATCATTACACTGACCAAGAATGCTTCAACTTCAATATATATCATATATGTTGATTAAAACTATAGAGACAAATATCATATCATTTGCATTTATTTCTAGATGGCTTATTCTTTCTAAATGACAAGTCAACGGTAATACTTCAATTATTGATTACTGTGAATTGACATGCATTATCCATTTTGCTGTGTTAACAAATTTTGAATTATTATATTGAAAAAACTACAAAAACAAACCATATAGTTCAGTGAATTTTGTTCGGTCTTGATtgaggtgcatgtgaaaattcctgcaATTTTGTAAAGACAGTTTCGTGATTTAAAGAATAAATAACTTTTGTCATTTTATACATTTTGATGTACAATCATCACTTTTGCATACAAAACAGTACAATTTTTTGATAACCTCTCATTAAAATGTACATCCggtaattatgaccggtcaatAAGCCACATCAGCAATATGACCTCCCTAAAAGTCATAATTGCTGATGTGACGCGTTGATTTCGCATTGACCGGCCAATTTTtgacttttataaaaaaatcaaattgctGATGTGATGCGTTGATTTCACGTTGACCGGATGTACACTAGAAAccaccaaaaggttgtacagttttatgtgcaaaattgaaggttataCACCAAATTGTGAAATAGGACAAAAGTTGTATATCATGTATGtacttttttatgatttaaaaatTCACAAACAGAGGTCTATAGTTTATATAGTTTGCAAACTCatgcatttttatcaaaatttgtcGTAGGGCCTAGGGATGTCAATGACCCTTAGTAGTTCGCAAACTATTCAAACTCGGCTCGATAGGTATCGACTCGAGTTCGGATCAGCTCGAGCACTAACGAGTCTGAACCCGAGCTTGTTCAGGTTCGGTTCGAAAACTCACAAACAgctcaattatttttaaaactatatatatatttcattaattattattatttttcatccCAATTCACAACCCACATAGGGTTTAACCCAtaagaaaaatgacaaaaaaaaaaaaaacttaggcATTTGGATCTTTAACTAGAAAATTAAGTTttgataaggaacaaaatacattacgaactttaatatatattttattgtttaattttttttgtgagtTGATGATCTTCGACCACGAATACCATCTACTATTCTTAAATCACAGCCATAAAATataattgtttttctttataatctttttaaactcatatggagtatattataagattttttttaatctcttGCGCTACTTACATATGATGAATTTTGTTAAAACTCGATCAAATTTGGTCAAAGCTCAGCTCGATTAAAGCTCAATTCGTGAGGGCTCGATTCGAAATATTAACAAGCCAATATCAAGTCTACATAGATTCGGCTCTGCTCGGCTTTTTTTCgagcaattaaaaaaaagatgGACTTTACAAATTACCTCACATATAAAGTCtgattttacaaattaattaaactataagTATTGTTtcaccaaaaaaattaaaacttttaaCTGCAAACTTCACAATTATAAAACTGTATCTATAAATCGGTCAAAtcacaaaaattatttttgtatttttttttttttgaaagattgCACTTTCCCTTATTATTATCAATTCTATCTTTCTAGATTTTGCAATAAAAGACTTTAATGCATAAAATATCTAATAATATTGCATTAATGGGTAGAAATCATCATACACCAACCAACTCAACTAACTTAATGAAGGACCACTAAGCCATCAATATTTTAGAAGGGAAacttacacccatggccattcaattttacctattttcacattatgaccactgaacttcatttcttcccggtatggctactgaactttacactttttaataccgatggccactcaacgcctcaaaatgacc comes from the Euphorbia lathyris chromosome 5, ddEupLath1.1, whole genome shotgun sequence genome and includes:
- the LOC136231000 gene encoding receptor-like protein EIX2 gives rise to the protein MATTSKILLLFLISFNLLELLSSIKAAEVCSETERRALLQFKQSLTDPSGRLSSWTSDDCCQWRGITCDTQKGKVIKIDLRNPYNLTYPEYLMSESEIRVFNFSCLSGAIDDSLIQLGQLQYLDLSLNNFHGGRIPQFIGSLSELKYLNLSHAYFAGLIPPNLGNLSNLEYLDLSPFSYTEIYPENLWISDAKWLSELHSLKYLNLRNANLSLISNTWVQALNGLNSLVELRLPHCDLLSFPQSIPSVSFASLRVLHLFDNSFNSSLPLWLFNVTTLVELNLMNSELRGVVSSYPWRNLCNLIVLDLTYNEFSGEIARLFDSFAECSNVSIEVLHLAYNGLSGVIPESLGELGSLKSLRLFGNLLTGSIPTSVGRLSLLQDLDLSANKLNGSIPESIGQLEALTYLDLFGNSWAGNFSENHFLKLKSLRVLSLSCTNISLKFDVRQDWVPPFSLQVLLIRDCQLGPTFPPWLETQKELTKITLIGDGISDSIPSWLWDLSPQVTWLELQNNQLHGTVPGLLIFKPGAQRVDLSSNLLDGVFPVCSNVESVSLSNNNFSGPIPSDIGRTMLNTSVLELSGNSFTSEIPASFTEMKKLSNLDLSNNHLIGEIPSNWEGLEALNVIDFSQNSLSGGIPSSLCSLPQLQVLKLSENFLSGELSESLDNCTYVSSIDLGRNQFIGEIPSWIGERLSSVGILVLRDNKLTGSIPESLCRLADLHIIDFAHNSLSGSIPRCVGNLSSLTYFKLYNPVTNRVVYSQQVQLNVKGREVEYTKILTVVNAIDLSGNDLQGQIPDSITKLSYLGVLNLSGNQLSGKIPESIGNLKLLESLDLSSNELSGSIPPSMTSMTALSYLSLSNNKLSGAIPSANQFLTFDNPSIYEGNPGLCGFPLSKSCSTPNDANAKKDDDDDDEDWMDMVWFYSGLAPGIVVGFWVVCGTLIAKKAWRHAYFNFVDTMKDSVYSVISK